In Bacillus sp. KH172YL63, one genomic interval encodes:
- a CDS encoding ABC transporter ATP-binding protein yields MIDIKEVSKSFEDTEILHDITFSVEQGSIYGLLGSNGAGKTTLLKTIAGVLHPEKGEVSVGNECVYENIDAKETLFFIPDQPFFFAHYTLTQMARFYQSTYSRWNQGFYQSLTHSFGIDPQKKLHKFSKGVQRQAAFILALATQPDVLLLDEPMDGLDPVVRKKVKNVLISEVANRDMTIIISSHNLREVEDICDHIGILHQGTFLLEKELDDLKSGIHKVQLAFKGDIPEELFMQLDLLHREIRGSVSLCIVRGDETQVRSIIDTYHPVIFDLLPLTLEEIFIYEMEDVGYAIQNIMD; encoded by the coding sequence ATGATTGACATTAAAGAAGTCAGTAAATCTTTCGAAGATACCGAAATCCTTCATGATATCACCTTTTCCGTGGAGCAGGGCTCAATCTATGGCCTGCTCGGATCAAACGGCGCAGGTAAAACAACCTTGTTGAAGACGATTGCCGGCGTGCTTCATCCTGAAAAAGGCGAGGTCAGCGTGGGGAATGAATGTGTCTATGAAAATATCGATGCGAAGGAAACGTTGTTTTTCATCCCTGATCAACCCTTTTTCTTTGCCCATTATACGTTGACCCAAATGGCGCGTTTCTATCAAAGCACATATAGTCGTTGGAATCAGGGATTCTATCAGTCTTTGACGCATTCTTTCGGGATCGACCCGCAAAAGAAGCTTCACAAATTCTCAAAAGGTGTCCAGAGGCAGGCGGCATTCATCCTCGCCCTCGCCACACAGCCGGATGTCCTCCTATTGGATGAGCCGATGGACGGACTGGATCCCGTCGTCAGGAAAAAAGTCAAAAACGTCCTGATTTCTGAAGTGGCCAACCGGGACATGACGATCATCATTTCTTCTCACAACCTGCGGGAAGTGGAAGACATTTGTGATCATATCGGGATTTTGCACCAGGGGACATTTTTACTCGAGAAGGAGCTTGATGACCTCAAATCAGGCATCCATAAAGTCCAGCTCGCATTCAAAGGTGACATACCGGAAGAGCTGTTCATGCAATTGGACCTCCTGCACCGGGAAATTCGCGGAAGTGTGTCACTATGCATTGTCCGGGGCGACGAAACCCAGGTAAGAAGCATCATCGACACCTATCATCCGGTGATTTTTGATCTGCTGCCGCTTACCCTGGAGGAAATATTCATTTATGAAATGGAGGACGTGGGCTATGCCATCCAAAACATCATGGATTAA
- a CDS encoding amino acid ABC transporter permease, producing the protein MLDFRWDIIGEYLPFFLKGALLTIGLSVGGIFLGMIFGLLMGILRISPYLLVRTPFIWYINFFRGTPLFVQMLLIHFGVMPMIMSEINPAVSALVALTLNATAYIAEIFRGGIQSIDRGQMEAARSLGMTNIQAMRYIIIPQAFKRMIPPLGNEFIVLLKDSSLAAVIAAPELMYWGRAMQGQYYRVWEPYLAVAIIYLILTLSLTYLLNYIERRMATE; encoded by the coding sequence ATGCTGGATTTCAGATGGGATATTATTGGAGAATATTTACCCTTCTTCTTGAAAGGGGCACTATTGACAATCGGTTTATCGGTGGGCGGTATCTTTCTTGGGATGATTTTCGGACTCCTCATGGGGATCCTGCGGATTTCACCTTACTTGCTCGTACGCACACCTTTCATATGGTACATAAACTTTTTCAGGGGAACGCCTCTGTTCGTACAGATGCTCCTCATCCATTTTGGCGTCATGCCGATGATCATGTCGGAAATCAATCCGGCCGTTTCAGCACTTGTCGCATTGACGTTGAATGCGACGGCTTATATCGCCGAAATCTTCCGGGGCGGGATTCAGTCCATTGACCGTGGCCAGATGGAAGCGGCACGCTCCCTCGGGATGACCAATATTCAGGCGATGCGCTATATCATCATCCCGCAGGCATTCAAACGGATGATCCCGCCACTTGGCAATGAATTCATCGTACTGTTGAAGGATTCATCTCTTGCAGCGGTCATCGCTGCACCGGAGCTCATGTACTGGGGCCGTGCCATGCAGGGGCAGTATTACCGGGTATGGGAGCCGTATCTCGCGGTGGCAATCATTTATTTAATCCTTACTCTATCACTTACGTATCTACTAAACTACATTGAGCGGAGGATGGCAACCGAATGA
- a CDS encoding GntR family transcriptional regulator has translation MFELDLRSRKPIYEQLVEKLKELIINEVLKPDEQLPSVRALAQQLTINPNTIQKAYRELETQRYIYSVKGRGSFVNPSSHIQNGEKIMKVKEELAKLLSEALYLGITPEDLRQMIAEIEASTGGNQTDD, from the coding sequence ATGTTTGAGCTTGATTTAAGAAGTCGCAAGCCCATTTATGAGCAGCTTGTCGAGAAATTAAAGGAACTGATCATCAATGAAGTGCTGAAACCGGACGAACAGTTACCTTCTGTTCGTGCATTGGCCCAGCAGCTGACCATAAATCCAAACACAATCCAAAAAGCGTATAGAGAATTGGAAACGCAAAGGTACATTTATTCAGTGAAAGGACGGGGGAGCTTTGTTAATCCTTCAAGCCACATTCAAAACGGTGAGAAAATCATGAAAGTAAAAGAAGAATTGGCCAAATTATTATCTGAAGCGCTGTATCTCGGGATCACACCGGAAGACTTACGGCAGATGATTGCAGAAATCGAGGCGTCGACAGGGGGGAACCAAACGGATGATTGA
- a CDS encoding STAS domain-containing protein yields the protein MHTHSSQLHDYLVRHASHITEDWLGCQKIKPGSDYSIDSPQEVLDKIKEQNGHYVKVMAKCLLVSTEEAKILISDWTKETASDRSKSNTTLDEVVHNSGIFRRIYWTYIEKFVNESGLDIQLKDVFEWERKLNFALDYILETFTSTFLSILMTRLQAQSALIKELSAPVISLTSRVGLLPIIGDIDTDRARTIVDSTLKQSADAQLSLLVIDLSGVILIDTMVAQQIFHLIDASNLLGVNTILTGIRPEVAQTAVHLGLDFSSIHTENSLERIIGRVIQDGAFAGI from the coding sequence ATGCATACACACTCGTCTCAATTACATGATTATTTAGTACGTCACGCCTCACATATCACTGAAGACTGGCTGGGCTGCCAGAAGATCAAACCCGGATCCGACTACTCTATTGATTCTCCTCAGGAAGTTCTCGACAAGATCAAGGAGCAGAACGGGCACTATGTAAAAGTAATGGCCAAATGCCTGCTCGTTTCCACCGAAGAGGCGAAGATTCTGATTTCCGACTGGACGAAGGAAACGGCTTCTGACCGCAGCAAGTCAAATACAACCTTGGATGAGGTGGTTCATAATTCAGGTATATTCAGAAGAATTTACTGGACATATATCGAAAAGTTCGTCAATGAAAGCGGACTGGACATCCAGCTGAAAGATGTTTTCGAATGGGAACGGAAGCTCAATTTCGCCCTGGACTATATTTTAGAAACCTTCACATCCACATTCCTGTCGATCCTCATGACCAGGCTTCAAGCCCAGTCTGCGCTGATCAAAGAATTAAGCGCCCCTGTCATTTCCTTGACCTCCCGGGTCGGTCTCCTTCCGATCATCGGGGACATCGATACAGACCGGGCAAGGACAATCGTTGACTCTACACTTAAGCAAAGCGCAGACGCCCAGTTATCCCTCTTGGTCATCGACCTCTCTGGGGTGATTCTGATCGATACGATGGTTGCACAGCAAATCTTTCATCTCATCGATGCTTCAAACCTGCTGGGCGTGAACACCATCCTCACCGGCATCCGCCCCGAAGTCGCTCAGACAGCCGTTCACTTAGGGTTGGATTTCTCCTCCATCCACACCGAAAACTCCCTTGAGCGGATTATTGGCCGTGTCATTCAGGACGGTGCGTTCGCAGGGATCTAA
- a CDS encoding RNA polymerase sigma factor, which translates to MKPFHPIKRLIRTVKEGWPLKEDHAGLEELYETYFNDVYHYLLYFTNNQSEAEDLTQDTFMRVFKSYHSFNHHSSPKTWIISIARRTAIDHYRKRKLISLLPDVILNLRRSEEGIPDEEMEKNEEWEVVQQALLTLKPDYRNVVILRGLREYSVKETAAILECKPSKVKVDYHRAIKLLKKQLGHSIGEAVLEHERKIQ; encoded by the coding sequence TTGAAACCATTCCATCCGATCAAACGACTAATAAGGACAGTAAAGGAGGGGTGGCCATTGAAAGAAGATCATGCCGGGCTGGAAGAACTTTACGAAACGTATTTTAATGATGTGTATCATTATTTACTCTACTTCACCAACAATCAATCCGAAGCAGAAGACCTCACGCAGGACACCTTTATGCGGGTGTTCAAAAGCTACCACAGCTTCAATCATCATTCCTCGCCGAAAACATGGATTATCTCCATTGCCAGGCGTACAGCCATTGACCACTATCGAAAGCGAAAACTCATTTCACTGCTGCCGGACGTCATCTTGAATCTGCGGAGGAGTGAAGAGGGAATTCCTGATGAAGAAATGGAAAAGAACGAAGAATGGGAAGTGGTGCAGCAGGCCCTTTTAACATTAAAGCCCGATTATCGAAATGTCGTGATTCTCAGGGGTTTAAGAGAATACTCTGTGAAAGAAACCGCAGCCATCCTCGAATGCAAGCCATCGAAGGTGAAGGTGGATTATCACCGGGCAATCAAATTGTTGAAGAAGCAGCTGGGACATTCCATTGGAGAGGCGGTGCTGGAACATGAGCGGAAAATCCAATGA
- a CDS encoding amino acid ABC transporter ATP-binding protein, with product MIKAVNLKKSFGELEVLKDINVKVEPQEVVVVIGPSGSGKSTFLRCLNLLESITDGHVYIKGQDITDKKTDINKVRTDVGMVFQQFNLFPHKTVIQNIMLSPMKVRKWSKEKAEQKALELLEKVGLAEKAYVYPDSLSGGQKQRVAIARALAMEPEIMLFDEPTSALDPEMVGEVLEVMKQLAKEGMTMVVVTHEMGFAREVGDRVIFMDGGFIVEENKPAELFGNPKHERTQAFLGKVL from the coding sequence ATGATTAAAGCAGTGAATCTAAAAAAGTCCTTTGGGGAATTAGAAGTATTGAAAGATATCAACGTAAAAGTGGAGCCCCAGGAAGTGGTCGTCGTCATCGGCCCATCCGGTTCGGGGAAATCGACATTCCTCCGGTGCCTGAATCTATTAGAATCGATCACCGACGGTCATGTATATATCAAGGGTCAGGACATCACCGATAAGAAAACGGATATCAATAAAGTGCGGACAGATGTCGGAATGGTTTTTCAACAATTCAACCTCTTCCCTCATAAAACCGTGATTCAAAACATCATGCTCTCTCCCATGAAGGTGAGAAAATGGTCCAAGGAAAAGGCAGAACAAAAAGCATTGGAACTTCTCGAGAAGGTGGGGCTTGCAGAGAAGGCGTACGTGTATCCCGACTCTCTATCGGGCGGGCAGAAGCAGCGTGTCGCCATCGCCAGGGCACTCGCCATGGAGCCTGAAATCATGCTGTTCGATGAACCGACCTCTGCACTCGATCCTGAGATGGTCGGAGAAGTGCTTGAAGTCATGAAGCAGCTCGCCAAAGAGGGGATGACCATGGTCGTCGTCACCCATGAAATGGGCTTCGCAAGAGAAGTGGGGGACCGGGTGATCTTCATGGACGGCGGCTTCATCGTCGAAGAAAACAAACCGGCCGAGCTCTTCGGAAACCCGAAACATGAACGCACCCAGGCATTTTTGGGGAAAGTATTATAG
- a CDS encoding DUF6449 domain-containing protein, translating into MPSKTSWINKEIIIQSLRNVGWVGIVYFVGLLFALPVNIIGQLSRDPQFYPVAIYENLFKVQYPFQMGLMLFIPVILSLFLFRYVHVKQSGDFMHSLPIRRGTLFFHYTWLGFALLIIPIVLNTIILITLYTVTDLQQYIDIKDILLWCRDMSIMSLLLFTFATFVAMITGLTAVQGALTYILLLLPAGIFMLISSSLNTLLFGFPEDYFFNVEIEKYSPLIKAVYLENALFTRTDIVLFAAITLIFYGLSYKLYDIRKAEFASQTIVYPFLRPVFQYGVALCFTLIGGSYFFALYQSQEWSWFGYFIGSFIGYYIGEMILQKNWRVFRHWKGYAGFAVSFALICFLIQTDLFQYEEKVPDVADVEKVHISQSYYSLVDNPDNLIKDPFMTDPKAIEAVINLHSEIIRKEELISSTDDRREQVFLYYKMKDGSKLVRNYSLHMDEVAAAYASLYEMKDFKENTEQIYSVNPKKIDRLTISPDMGMRESVEVTDPRQINEVLKILKEEIYSTTVEDRDRVNLCSVNFELSEDQWFQVEINPDYTAFEAWLKDNGYFDDVTTKDSDIDWMYVIDQERDGKQVLNSMEAEQEVLDLIRDNKGIKLDDPAEIGPLLKQLRYPQQANKYLVAIKYKMARQIEIRSLKADDAPSGIVEQLNNLH; encoded by the coding sequence ATGCCATCCAAAACATCATGGATTAATAAAGAAATCATTATACAAAGCCTTCGGAATGTTGGATGGGTGGGCATCGTTTATTTTGTGGGACTGCTGTTTGCACTGCCGGTGAATATCATCGGTCAATTATCGAGAGACCCGCAATTCTATCCGGTTGCGATATACGAGAATTTATTCAAGGTGCAATATCCGTTCCAAATGGGATTGATGCTGTTTATTCCGGTCATTCTCTCATTATTCCTGTTCCGTTATGTACATGTGAAGCAATCAGGAGACTTCATGCACAGTCTCCCGATCAGAAGAGGAACCCTCTTTTTCCATTACACATGGTTGGGGTTTGCCCTTCTCATCATACCGATTGTACTCAATACGATCATTCTGATCACGCTATATACGGTCACTGACCTGCAACAATACATTGACATCAAGGACATCCTCTTATGGTGCAGAGATATGTCCATCATGAGCCTGCTTCTATTCACTTTCGCAACCTTTGTGGCGATGATCACAGGATTGACTGCCGTGCAGGGAGCCTTGACGTATATTCTGCTCCTGCTGCCGGCCGGGATCTTCATGCTCATCTCCTCCAGCTTGAACACTCTGTTATTCGGATTTCCAGAGGATTATTTTTTCAATGTCGAAATCGAGAAATACTCTCCGCTCATCAAGGCGGTATACCTGGAGAATGCGCTGTTCACCCGGACCGATATCGTGCTGTTCGCAGCAATCACGCTCATATTCTACGGTTTATCATATAAGCTGTACGACATAAGAAAAGCGGAGTTCGCTTCACAGACCATTGTCTATCCTTTCTTGAGACCCGTGTTCCAATACGGCGTCGCATTATGTTTTACGCTCATTGGCGGCTCGTATTTTTTTGCGCTGTATCAGTCGCAAGAGTGGTCCTGGTTCGGTTATTTCATTGGTTCTTTCATAGGTTACTATATCGGAGAAATGATCCTGCAGAAGAACTGGAGAGTGTTCCGCCACTGGAAGGGTTATGCAGGATTCGCCGTTTCATTCGCCCTCATCTGTTTCCTGATTCAGACTGACCTCTTTCAATATGAAGAAAAGGTACCGGATGTCGCCGATGTGGAAAAAGTACACATCAGTCAGAGCTACTACTCGTTGGTCGACAACCCGGATAACCTGATCAAGGATCCGTTTATGACAGATCCGAAGGCGATTGAAGCCGTGATCAATCTTCATAGTGAAATCATCCGGAAAGAGGAACTTATCTCTTCGACGGACGACCGCCGGGAGCAAGTCTTTCTTTATTACAAAATGAAGGATGGCAGCAAACTGGTTAGAAATTATTCGCTTCACATGGATGAAGTGGCAGCCGCCTACGCCTCACTTTATGAAATGAAGGATTTCAAAGAAAATACAGAGCAGATTTATAGTGTGAATCCAAAAAAGATCGACAGGCTGACGATTTCTCCTGACATGGGCATGAGGGAAAGCGTAGAGGTCACCGATCCGAGACAAATCAACGAAGTATTAAAGATTTTAAAAGAAGAAATCTATTCCACTACGGTTGAAGACAGGGACAGGGTCAACCTTTGCAGTGTCAATTTCGAGCTCTCAGAAGACCAATGGTTTCAAGTAGAGATCAACCCTGACTACACAGCATTCGAAGCTTGGTTGAAAGACAACGGGTATTTCGATGATGTGACGACCAAAGATTCCGACATCGATTGGATGTATGTCATTGATCAGGAGCGCGACGGCAAACAAGTTCTCAACAGTATGGAAGCAGAACAAGAGGTCCTGGATCTGATCAGGGACAACAAAGGAATCAAATTGGATGACCCTGCCGAAATCGGTCCGCTCTTGAAGCAATTGAGGTATCCGCAACAGGCGAATAAATATTTAGTGGCCATCAAATATAAAATGGCCCGGCAAATTGAAATCAGAAGCTTGAAAGCCGACGATGCACCTTCTGGTATCGTGGAGCAATTAAACAACCTACACTAG
- a CDS encoding ZIP family metal transporter — translation MMDWFSELNPAVQALFGGMLTWGLTALGAATVFFFTKIEKHTLNMMLGFAAGVMIAASFWSLLAPSIEFSEQNGQIPWLAPAIGFLLGGLFIRGLDFVVPHLHLGNESEKAEGPPTKFKKSTLLFLAITLHNIPEGLAIGVAFGAASLGLGDATLVGAIGLTIGIGIQNMPEGAALSIPLRGDGMSRVKSFHYGQLSAIVEPIAAVIGAAAVLLVQPILPYALAFAAGAMIFVVVEELIPESQSSGSTDLATLGLMLGFVVMMILDVALG, via the coding sequence GTGATGGATTGGTTCAGTGAATTAAATCCTGCTGTACAGGCTTTGTTCGGAGGCATGCTGACGTGGGGGCTGACGGCCCTCGGGGCAGCGACTGTGTTTTTCTTTACGAAAATTGAAAAGCATACGTTGAATATGATGCTGGGGTTTGCGGCAGGCGTGATGATCGCCGCATCGTTTTGGTCGCTGCTAGCTCCTTCGATCGAGTTCAGTGAGCAGAACGGCCAGATTCCATGGCTCGCTCCTGCCATCGGTTTCCTGCTTGGAGGATTATTTATCAGAGGATTGGATTTCGTCGTTCCCCATCTGCATCTCGGAAACGAATCGGAAAAGGCGGAAGGTCCTCCGACTAAATTCAAGAAATCCACATTATTGTTTCTCGCCATCACCCTTCATAATATACCTGAAGGCCTTGCCATCGGGGTGGCATTCGGTGCTGCTTCCCTTGGTCTCGGCGATGCAACGCTGGTAGGGGCGATCGGTCTGACGATCGGGATCGGCATTCAGAATATGCCGGAAGGTGCCGCCCTTTCGATTCCGCTGCGGGGGGACGGCATGTCCAGGGTGAAATCCTTTCACTACGGACAGCTCTCGGCCATTGTCGAACCGATTGCCGCTGTAATCGGCGCGGCTGCGGTCCTGTTGGTGCAGCCGATTCTCCCATACGCCCTGGCATTTGCGGCAGGTGCAATGATATTCGTCGTGGTAGAGGAACTGATTCCCGAATCTCAATCTTCTGGAAGTACGGATCTTGCCACCTTAGGCCTGATGCTCGGCTTCGTCGTCATGATGATCCTCGACGTCGCATTGGGATAA
- a CDS encoding ABC transporter ATP-binding protein, which translates to MNGHEPILSIKDLKKSYGSKDVLKGVDLDVFEGQIIGYIGPNGAGKSTTVKIILGLEEGYSGRVTLFGKDISSGSAAYKKRIGYVPEMADLYDNLTAEEYLTFMGELYGLEQEKAGEKAGKLMELFGLSQVYDSRIASFSKGMKQKVLIISSLLHNPDVLFLDEPINGLDANSVMIFKELLAQLAAQGKTIFYSSHIMDVVEKISNRIILLHNGQIMADGSFEELKNQNMEGSLEEIFNQLTGFDEHKETAADIVSVVQEV; encoded by the coding sequence ATGAACGGACACGAACCGATTTTATCAATCAAAGATTTAAAGAAGAGTTACGGTAGTAAGGATGTGTTGAAGGGCGTCGACCTGGATGTCTTCGAAGGACAGATCATCGGCTACATCGGGCCGAACGGTGCAGGGAAAAGCACAACCGTCAAAATTATCCTTGGCCTAGAAGAAGGCTATTCGGGCCGGGTGACACTGTTCGGAAAGGATATTTCCTCCGGATCGGCAGCATACAAAAAAAGAATCGGGTACGTTCCTGAAATGGCAGACTTATATGATAATCTGACGGCAGAGGAATACCTTACCTTCATGGGCGAGTTATACGGGCTCGAGCAGGAGAAGGCGGGGGAGAAGGCCGGAAAGCTCATGGAGTTATTTGGATTATCCCAAGTCTATGACTCAAGGATCGCATCCTTTTCAAAAGGGATGAAACAGAAGGTCCTGATCATTTCGAGTTTATTACATAATCCCGATGTGTTATTCCTCGATGAACCGATCAACGGACTGGATGCCAATTCTGTCATGATCTTTAAAGAACTGCTGGCCCAGCTGGCCGCTCAGGGAAAGACGATCTTCTATTCTTCCCACATCATGGATGTTGTAGAAAAGATCAGTAACCGTATCATTCTTCTGCACAACGGACAGATCATGGCAGATGGAAGCTTTGAAGAGTTAAAGAATCAGAATATGGAAGGGTCCCTTGAAGAAATCTTCAACCAATTAACCGGGTTCGATGAACATAAGGAAACGGCTGCAGACATCGTCTCTGTCGTGCAAGAGGTGTGA
- a CDS encoding thioredoxin family protein encodes MERVHSLDSIQSTLEKETIVLLYISRPDCSVCYGLLPQVERVLEAHQSVVSIQADADEIPEIAGRFSVFTVPVIIVFVEGKEMFRKARFVPIDELNSQIGRLTGMMEN; translated from the coding sequence ATGGAAAGAGTACATTCATTAGACAGCATCCAATCCACACTGGAGAAGGAAACCATCGTTTTATTATACATATCAAGGCCGGACTGCTCTGTATGCTACGGACTCCTGCCCCAGGTGGAGCGGGTGTTGGAAGCGCATCAATCGGTCGTTTCCATCCAGGCAGATGCAGATGAAATCCCGGAAATCGCAGGAAGATTCTCTGTCTTCACCGTTCCCGTGATCATCGTATTTGTTGAAGGGAAGGAAATGTTCAGAAAGGCACGCTTCGTTCCTATAGACGAACTGAACAGCCAAATCGGCCGCCTCACCGGCATGATGGAAAATTAA
- a CDS encoding RNA polymerase sigma factor, whose product MDILESSPPPRFEEMYEQFHKLIYHIAYNLTKDVHLSQDIVQETFLKAYMKIDTLMDRRKIKAWLTSIARCTAIDFLRKQSKRNEVCIESHEERHPLQEQNGTEETVEALFLKSSVQSNIDRLPASQQEVMRLKVTSDLSDKEIALMLNLSPATVKTRFHRARKQLYSIVHRNLSA is encoded by the coding sequence ATGGATATTCTTGAATCATCACCTCCTCCCCGCTTTGAGGAGATGTACGAACAATTTCACAAGCTGATCTACCATATCGCATACAACCTGACAAAGGACGTCCACCTCTCTCAGGACATCGTCCAGGAAACTTTCCTGAAAGCCTATATGAAAATCGACACGCTTATGGACAGAAGGAAGATCAAAGCATGGCTCACGTCGATCGCCCGCTGTACGGCCATCGACTTCCTGCGGAAACAATCGAAGCGCAATGAAGTGTGCATTGAAAGTCATGAAGAACGGCATCCCCTTCAGGAACAGAACGGGACGGAAGAGACAGTCGAAGCCCTTTTCCTCAAGAGCAGCGTCCAATCCAACATCGACCGACTGCCAGCATCCCAGCAGGAAGTCATGCGTCTGAAAGTAACGTCCGACCTGAGTGACAAGGAGATCGCCCTCATGCTGAACCTCTCACCCGCAACGGTCAAAACCCGGTTTCACCGGGCACGTAAACAGCTTTACTCCATTGTGCACAGGAATTTGTCTGCATAA
- a CDS encoding histidine phosphatase family protein yields the protein MKIGLVRHFKVTRGYPASRVNSEELMKWVEEYDASDVEENEVDLGGVNWGSCYSSDLQRARTTAETVYGGDIHYLEELREIRLAPLFRSERKLPLFLHLLMIRLAWWCNHRSQPESRREVEKRINIIVDRLIEEGKDVLVVGHGGIMMYIRKALLKRGFTGPSFRRPANGKVYMYEDKIS from the coding sequence ATGAAAATAGGACTCGTTCGTCATTTTAAAGTAACAAGGGGTTACCCGGCGTCACGTGTGAACAGCGAAGAGCTGATGAAGTGGGTGGAAGAATACGATGCCTCTGATGTAGAAGAGAATGAAGTGGATCTTGGAGGTGTCAACTGGGGGAGCTGCTATTCAAGTGACTTACAGAGGGCCCGAACCACTGCAGAAACCGTGTATGGCGGCGACATTCACTACTTGGAGGAATTAAGGGAAATCAGGCTTGCCCCTTTATTCCGTTCAGAGCGGAAGCTGCCACTCTTCCTCCATCTCTTGATGATAAGGCTCGCCTGGTGGTGTAACCACCGTTCGCAGCCTGAAAGCAGGCGTGAAGTGGAGAAAAGAATCAACATCATCGTCGACCGGCTCATCGAGGAAGGGAAGGATGTCCTCGTTGTGGGACACGGCGGCATCATGATGTATATTAGGAAAGCTTTGCTGAAGCGGGGGTTCACAGGTCCGTCTTTCAGAAGGCCCGCCAACGGAAAAGTGTACATGTATGAAGATAAAATCAGTTGA
- a CDS encoding basic amino acid ABC transporter substrate-binding protein encodes MKKKFKGLLLVVMIGMAGVLGACGSDEASGDGDKAKKLVVGTDAAFAPFEYMNKGEVVGFDIDFLDAVMEEAGYEYDVKNIGWDPLFAAVQGGKEVDMGISGITINDERKQTYDFSNPYFESTHMIMFGEDVDIKSANDLKGLKIGVQNGTTGQEAAEKIVGKNSSAISKYENNVVAITALKQGQVDAVVTDNTVVNEYVKNNPQDNFNTLEDPENFESEFYGLMFPKDSDLKAEFDKAIKAVIESGKYAEIYKEWFGKDPNTDTLLEQAE; translated from the coding sequence ATGAAAAAGAAATTCAAGGGATTATTATTAGTGGTAATGATAGGAATGGCAGGGGTTTTAGGGGCCTGCGGAAGCGATGAAGCGAGCGGTGATGGAGACAAAGCAAAAAAATTGGTCGTGGGAACAGATGCGGCTTTTGCACCATTTGAGTATATGAATAAGGGGGAAGTCGTCGGATTTGATATTGATTTCCTTGATGCAGTGATGGAAGAAGCAGGTTATGAATATGATGTGAAAAATATCGGTTGGGATCCATTGTTCGCGGCTGTTCAAGGCGGCAAGGAAGTCGATATGGGGATTTCCGGCATCACGATCAATGATGAGCGCAAGCAAACATACGATTTCTCAAATCCTTATTTTGAGTCGACTCATATGATCATGTTTGGAGAAGATGTGGATATCAAGAGCGCCAATGATCTAAAAGGCTTAAAGATCGGGGTTCAAAACGGTACGACCGGTCAGGAAGCAGCAGAAAAGATCGTCGGAAAGAACAGCTCTGCCATCTCGAAATATGAAAATAACGTCGTTGCCATCACGGCACTGAAGCAAGGACAGGTAGACGCGGTCGTGACGGACAATACGGTTGTAAATGAATACGTGAAAAACAACCCGCAGGATAATTTCAATACGCTGGAAGATCCGGAGAACTTTGAATCTGAATTCTACGGCTTGATGTTCCCGAAAGACAGCGACCTGAAAGCAGAGTTTGACAAAGCGATTAAAGCCGTGATCGAAAGTGGTAAATATGCAGAGATATACAAAGAGTGGTTTGGGAAAGACCCGAACACTGACACATTATTAGAGCAAGCAGAATAA